CGGGCGCGCGCCGCTCTGCAGGATGGTGAGGCCCACCAGCAGGCAGCCGAACCCGCCGATGGCAAGGCCCACCCCCCTGAGCAGGGGGCGCTTGGGTGCGGCCCACAGGAAGGCCCCGACCAGCACGAGGGGCAGCGCGAAGCGATCCAGGTTGAGGGCCAGAAGCTCAACTGTGAAGCACGTGCCGACATTTGTGCCGAGGATCACCCCGACGGTGGCGGGGAAGGGGAGCGCGCGCGCGTCAACCAAGCCCACGAGGGCCACCGTGACGGCGCTGGAGGATTGCAGGATCCCCGTCACGGCGGTGCCGGTGACAAAGCCGTGCACCGGCGTGCGCGTGCAGCTGGCCAATAGCTGCGTCAGGCGGGGGCCGGTAATGCCGTCAAGCCCGCGGCGCATGAGGGAGAGGCCGAACAGGAACAAGGCCAGGCCGACGGAAAAGGGGATCAGCACCGTTTTGATCATGTCCTGCCCTCCGGACGGTGTTGTCCTTCCATTCCTATGAAGGGCAGGACCAAGCCATGCGCGAAGGGAGG
This region of Calditerricola satsumensis genomic DNA includes:
- a CDS encoding Na/Pi cotransporter family protein, whose product is MIKTVLIPFSVGLALFLFGLSLMRRGLDGITGPRLTQLLASCTRTPVHGFVTGTAVTGILQSSSAVTVALVGLVDARALPFPATVGVILGTNVGTCFTVELLALNLDRFALPLVLVGAFLWAAPKRPLLRGVGLAIGGFGCLLVGLTILQSGARPLEETAWFAELFSRAQHSEAIALLFGLVFTALMQSSTAATAVAMSMAATDTFSVPQAIAFVLGANIGTCTTALLAAIGTSPAARRVAWCHFTFNVFGVVAAYPLLDALTRLVAWLSADPDTQVAHAQTLFNLFCSLVALPLARPYARWIERLF